A genomic region of Carassius carassius chromosome 27, fCarCar2.1, whole genome shotgun sequence contains the following coding sequences:
- the xrcc3 gene encoding DNA repair protein XRCC3, whose amino-acid sequence MEWEQLDLNPRIIAAVKKANFRSAKDILCVSGPDVQRLTRLSKADVQRLHVCVAAVVFKSKPLSALQLLRGECPVLEAGHRLSFACPVLDGLMRGGLPVRGITELAGESAAGKTQFCLQLCLSVQYPQENGGLNSGAVYICTEDSFPIKRLRQLITQQPQLRPDLPPALIRSRHFSDNIYIEHTADLEALQACVSQRVPVLLKRGLVRLLVVDSVAALFRSEFQADEAVQRSRHLLAFSNILHRLSHEYGAPVVCVNQVTDVVDGPNPGRCDYGLVGSKVLPALGIAWANQVMVRLMLRRLPGQVQSDGRSSAPRKLEVVFAPHLPRASCLCGVWEEGVRGIPDDHSDLQPQGSS is encoded by the exons ATGGAGTGGGAACAGCTGGATCTGAATCCAAGGATTATTGCTGCTGTTAAAAAAG CCAATTTCAGATCAGCGAAGGACATCCTCTGTGTGTCAGGTCCAGATGTGCAGAGACTGACGCGCTTGTCGAAGGCTGACGTTCAGAGGTTGCATGTTTGTGTAGCAGCTGTTGTCTTCAAGTCCAAGCCGCTCTCAG CTTTACAGCTGCTCCGGGGAGAATGTCCTGTTTTGGAGGCCGGACACAGGCTCTCTTTTGCCTGCCCCGTCCTGGACGGTCTGATGCGCGGTGGTCTCCCGGTACGAGGAATAACGGAGCTGGCCGGCGAGAGTGCTGCTGGGAAAACTCAGTTCTGTCTGCAGCTCTGCCTGTCTGTCCAGTATCCGCAGGAAAACGGAGGACTTAATTCTG GAGCTGTTTATATTTGCACTGAGGATTCTTTCCCTATCAAACGACTACGGCAACTCATTACCCAGCAGCCCCAGCTCAGACCAGATCTGCCACCAGCTCTGATTCGCAGCCGGCATTTTAGTGACAACATCTACATCGAGCATACAGCTGACCTT GAGGCTCTGCAGGCGTGCGTGTCTCAGCGTGTGCCTGTGCTGCTGAAGCGAGGGCTggtcaggctgctggtggtggacTCTGTGGCAGCTCTGTTTCGCAGTGAGTTTCAGGCTGACGAGGCTGTGCAGAGGTCACGCCACCTGCTGGCCTTTTCCAACATACTTCACCGCCTGAGTCATGAATATGGTGCACCTGTAGTCTGTGTCAACCAG GTGACAGATGTTGTGGACGGACCAAATCCAGGAAGATGTGACTAtgg ACTGGTGGGGAGTAAGGTGCTTCCTGCATTGGGCATTGCTTGGGCTAACCAGGTGATGGTGAGACTCATGCTCAGGAGACTGCCAGGACAAGTTCAGTCAGACGGCCGAAGCAGTGCTCCCCGGAAATTAGAAGTGGTTTTTGCTCCACACCTCCCTCGAGCGAGCTGTCTGTGTGGAGTTTGGGAAGAAGGAGTGAGAGGGATCCCTGATGACCACTCAGACCTGCAGCCACAGGGCTCTTCATGA